The Spirosoma foliorum genome has a window encoding:
- a CDS encoding GAF domain-containing protein — protein MAETLHIPQTTNRQAIYESLIPQIAALVEGEPDLVANLANIAAALKEAFGFFWVGFYLKKENQLVLGPFQGPIACTRITFGKGVCGAAYTRQETILVPDVEQFPGHIACSSASQSEVVVPVFDRDGNVSMVLDVDSDQLDDFSEVDVNGLEQIAKLITNF, from the coding sequence GTGGCCGAAACACTTCATATTCCTCAAACTACAAATCGTCAGGCTATTTATGAGAGCCTGATTCCACAAATAGCTGCGCTGGTTGAAGGCGAGCCAGACCTCGTTGCCAATCTGGCCAATATTGCCGCAGCGTTAAAAGAAGCTTTTGGATTTTTCTGGGTAGGCTTCTATCTCAAAAAAGAAAACCAGTTAGTTTTGGGACCGTTTCAGGGACCAATTGCCTGCACGCGTATTACGTTTGGTAAGGGCGTTTGTGGGGCTGCTTACACTCGCCAGGAAACCATACTAGTTCCCGACGTTGAGCAGTTTCCGGGGCATATTGCCTGTAGTTCAGCTTCTCAATCAGAGGTTGTGGTGCCTGTGTTTGATCGGGACGGAAATGTGTCGATGGTGCTGGACGTCGACAGCGATCAGCTTGATGATTTTAGCGAAGTCGATGTTAATGGGCTCGAACAAATTGCCAAACTGATCACCAATTTCTAA
- a CDS encoding DUF4890 domain-containing protein — MFKKLIALSGLLLTLSSLPLLAQQTATPDAQTGQRMGKGRGMQQHQAADPTVRAQRMTDQMTKQLGLDEATSKKVYDVALARAQKVDAIQKGTDDNKAKNQALQANAEDFKSKLKGVLTPDQFTKFESMKGRMGRGRGNGGSTDNSDQK; from the coding sequence ATGTTTAAGAAATTAATTGCCCTGAGTGGCCTGCTACTTACGCTGTCGTCATTGCCACTTTTAGCGCAGCAAACGGCTACCCCCGATGCCCAAACGGGTCAGCGTATGGGAAAAGGTCGGGGTATGCAGCAGCATCAGGCTGCCGATCCAACTGTTCGGGCACAACGGATGACCGATCAAATGACGAAACAGTTAGGGCTTGATGAAGCAACGTCTAAAAAAGTGTACGATGTAGCTTTAGCCCGGGCGCAGAAAGTGGATGCTATCCAGAAAGGTACTGATGACAATAAGGCAAAGAATCAGGCCCTGCAAGCGAATGCTGAGGATTTTAAAAGTAAGCTAAAAGGCGTGCTGACACCCGATCAGTTTACAAAATTCGAGTCGATGAAAGGTCGTATGGGGCGAGGCCGTGGTAACGGAGGCTCAACAGATAATAGCGACCAGAAATAA
- a CDS encoding 6-bladed beta-propeller: protein MASFLSRRSFVRQTSLITAAGLAIPAGLSAKSFGQAAEPAILGHNGFRYRVVPGWGVLDAGKNPVNDCHEMALDAKGRIILLTNETKNNILIYDKSGKLLETWGHDYPGGHGLTLGGEGNDQYLLITDTDRHQVIKTDLKGRELMKIEYPKETGKYDYPTQFKPTETAVNPANGDIYVVDGYGLNYVTQFDKSGKLVRYWGGKGETNETFDCCHGITVDRRVASNPTLLVTDRRHNALKRFTLDGKYLSTIALPGSYICRPVIHGENIYGAVFRSTSDAYPDSGYITILDKNDRVISTPGGTEPIYQNGKLGEQRKDNTLNAFLHPHDVLIDGDDSIYVAQWASKKTYPIKLERVA, encoded by the coding sequence ATGGCTTCTTTCTTATCGCGCCGGTCGTTTGTGCGGCAAACCTCATTGATTACAGCGGCTGGACTTGCGATTCCGGCCGGTTTATCTGCTAAGTCGTTTGGACAAGCTGCCGAACCAGCTATTCTTGGCCACAATGGCTTCCGCTACCGGGTTGTACCGGGTTGGGGCGTGTTGGATGCAGGAAAAAATCCGGTGAATGACTGCCACGAGATGGCTCTGGATGCCAAAGGACGAATCATTCTGCTGACCAACGAGACGAAAAATAATATTCTCATCTACGATAAGTCCGGAAAGTTACTCGAAACATGGGGGCACGACTATCCAGGTGGGCATGGTCTGACGCTTGGGGGCGAGGGCAACGATCAATACTTGCTTATTACAGATACGGATCGCCATCAGGTTATTAAAACCGACTTGAAAGGACGAGAGTTGATGAAGATCGAATACCCGAAAGAAACCGGGAAATATGACTACCCAACTCAATTCAAACCAACCGAAACGGCTGTTAATCCAGCTAATGGCGACATCTATGTTGTAGACGGCTACGGACTCAACTACGTAACCCAGTTTGATAAATCGGGTAAACTCGTTCGCTATTGGGGTGGAAAAGGAGAGACCAACGAAACCTTCGACTGCTGCCACGGTATTACGGTTGATCGGCGGGTGGCGTCTAATCCAACACTTCTGGTTACGGATCGACGACATAATGCACTGAAACGCTTTACACTGGATGGTAAATACCTGTCGACGATTGCGTTGCCCGGTTCATACATTTGCCGCCCGGTTATACATGGCGAAAATATCTATGGAGCTGTGTTTCGTAGCACGTCCGATGCCTATCCTGATTCGGGCTATATCACAATTTTGGACAAAAATGATCGGGTCATTTCAACGCCAGGGGGCACGGAACCAATTTATCAAAACGGTAAACTTGGTGAACAACGCAAAGACAATACGCTTAACGCCTTCCTGCACCCGCACGATGTGCTGATCGATGGCGACGACAGCATTTATGTGGCTCAGTGGGCATCTAAAAAAACATATCCTATTAAATTAGAGCGAGTAGCCTAA
- a CDS encoding c-type cytochrome domain-containing protein, translated as MTNLILVQATAQPSDWVLFWGHFHPLIVHLPIGFLLIAGLLELDRLTRRNSVSQHTITLILFWSAVSATMACLLGYMLSLGGGYDGETLDSHMWQGIGVAVFAWVAWGVKSENLGRILSFSQLLYLPALGIALILLLSTGHLGGNLTHGSDYLTQYMPGPIRTLAGVPAKTPALKVEPITDVNQAMVYQQIVNPILHSRCVQCHNADKSKAGLRLDTPDMIKKGSEDGPVFVAGKGSASDLIKVCLLPEDDDHHMPPKGKTQLEEGQIALLTWWIDQGAPFDKKVSDVKVNDAIRPVLASLGGGGPLETGKSNGTTGPAPESPVLTMKMAAADPKLIDELKKAGLLVLPLSKEQNQLEVSAVNARTFNDTQAQLLPKLSSQIVWLKLGDTEITDATLAQVARLKNLQKLHLEQTKVTDAGLKQLKGLEYLEYLNLYGTGVTDAGLADLASFKSLKTIYLWQTKVTEQGIANLKKAMPKLEVIGGISEKEAAELAKATAVEAKSSEAKK; from the coding sequence ATGACTAACCTGATTTTAGTGCAGGCCACAGCACAACCATCCGATTGGGTGTTGTTTTGGGGCCATTTTCATCCACTCATTGTTCATTTACCTATTGGTTTCCTGTTAATTGCCGGGCTTCTTGAACTGGACCGATTGACCCGGCGTAACTCAGTAAGTCAGCATACCATCACCCTGATTTTGTTCTGGTCGGCAGTAAGCGCTACGATGGCTTGCCTGCTTGGCTATATGCTATCGTTAGGTGGAGGCTACGACGGCGAAACGCTGGACTCGCACATGTGGCAAGGCATTGGCGTGGCTGTTTTTGCCTGGGTAGCATGGGGTGTCAAATCTGAGAATCTCGGGCGCATTTTATCGTTTTCGCAACTTCTGTACCTGCCTGCATTAGGTATCGCGCTGATTTTATTATTGTCGACTGGCCATCTTGGTGGAAACCTGACACACGGCTCTGATTATCTGACGCAATACATGCCAGGGCCAATCCGAACACTGGCTGGTGTTCCGGCGAAGACGCCAGCGTTGAAAGTGGAGCCAATCACGGATGTGAATCAGGCAATGGTTTACCAGCAAATTGTCAATCCGATTCTACACAGTCGTTGTGTGCAATGCCACAATGCCGACAAATCGAAAGCGGGCTTGCGACTGGATACGCCCGATATGATCAAGAAAGGGTCGGAAGATGGACCAGTATTCGTGGCCGGAAAAGGCAGTGCCAGTGATCTGATAAAGGTCTGCCTGCTTCCTGAAGACGATGACCATCATATGCCTCCTAAAGGCAAAACACAATTGGAAGAAGGCCAGATCGCCTTGTTGACGTGGTGGATTGATCAGGGCGCGCCCTTCGACAAAAAAGTGTCGGACGTGAAAGTCAACGACGCCATTCGGCCAGTGTTAGCCTCATTAGGCGGTGGTGGCCCACTTGAAACGGGCAAGTCGAATGGTACTACGGGACCGGCTCCCGAATCCCCTGTTCTAACCATGAAGATGGCTGCGGCTGATCCGAAGCTCATTGATGAGTTAAAGAAAGCCGGGCTGTTAGTGCTTCCCCTCTCGAAAGAGCAAAATCAATTGGAAGTGAGTGCGGTTAATGCCCGTACGTTCAATGATACACAGGCCCAGTTGCTGCCCAAACTGAGCAGCCAGATTGTCTGGTTAAAATTAGGCGATACCGAAATTACGGATGCAACTCTGGCGCAGGTAGCCAGGCTCAAAAATCTCCAGAAGCTACATCTGGAGCAGACGAAAGTGACCGATGCGGGACTGAAACAACTCAAAGGGCTGGAGTACCTCGAATACCTGAACCTCTACGGAACGGGAGTAACTGATGCTGGTTTAGCTGATTTGGCGAGTTTTAAAAGCCTGAAAACCATTTATCTCTGGCAAACCAAAGTGACAGAACAAGGTATTGCCAATCTGAAAAAGGCTATGCCGAAACTTGAGGTTATTGGAGGTATCAGTGAAAAAGAAGCTGCCGAATTGGCTAAAGCAACGGCTGTTGAAGCGAAGTCGAGTGAAGCCAAGAAGTAG
- a CDS encoding DUF1553 domain-containing protein: MHVWSDIRLRYTLLSVTAGLFGASVWLTACHSSVEKPAEIVAVEASLPEKVDYNLHVKPILSDRCFACHGPDKAKQQAGLRLDTPEGAYEALAKSGHTAIVPGNLAKSELVNRIISTDPDVMMPTPKSNLTLTTEEKAILIRWVEQGAEYKEHWSLIAPTLPEIPKVKDEKWVKNDIDRFVLVKQEAKGLSHAPEADKTTLLRRVSLDLTGLPPTPAEVDAFLADKSPNAYEKVVNRLLRSPHYGERQAVEWLDVARYADTDGYQDDGLRTIWPYRDWVIRAYNHNLSFDRFITWQLAGDLLPNLKASTDWKEKLIATAFNRNHQQSQEGGIVDEEYRVEYVADRTNTFGKAMLGLTVECARCHDHKYDPISQKDYYSLFAFFNSNNERGQIPYNGEAAPTITLTKPETDAKLKFIREQLTPLEQKLNPNRPDYQQRFGQWLAKTHSISTIDSGLLAHYTFDEADRTDISAFVKAQNEKRKLEDAQKKKEEEARAKLKKPEVNVAEKKEPPKRKTKEELWKDPRNAFANSVNDTLPARLGGDPDKVAYSVPGRFGKARYLGGDSYIELPNKFGAFEQNEPFTISSWFNLAKPGMALTLLGRTTGPMDGQRGYQLDLLADGRLKLAFSHVWPANAIDIETIDKVPVHQWFQVAFAYDGTGQAKGITVYINGRPVRTNVIADNLIHSMVYGRNLTHWAQHNFYVGRMHDNFYKDFAVDELRIYKRCLTPLEMPALAGQPDALGIALKTPVTNRTPAQRTGLYTYYVTNHDPVYRADYAKAMKLRGEQLMLYTNSDQLMIMQERSVPRETHLLKRGAYDAPAEVVTPAVLHSLNPMDDETPKNRLGLAKWLLSDKNPLFSRVMVNRMWQQYFGQGLAKNSDDFGNQGALPSHPELLDYLAVKFRGEEGTPDAWNAKAMHKLIVMSATYRQASAVPEKARETDPENMFLTRGPSYRMSAEQVRDNALMASGLLTQRIGGPSVLPYQPSGIWEALATRNAVKYEQDHGDSLYRRSMYTIWKRSSPAPMMLNFDAAERHTCIVKRQKTSTPLQALVTLNDPQFVEAARVLAQREGGKGAWKQGKQTINEIFKSVISRPARPEELALMEQLYADELADFKQNPKRATELLSVGEYPVDQKLNPVELAAWTVVTSTIMNFDEAIIKR, encoded by the coding sequence ATGCACGTCTGGTCTGACATACGGCTTCGATATACTCTCCTAAGCGTAACGGCTGGTCTATTCGGCGCGTCTGTCTGGTTGACGGCCTGTCATAGTTCCGTTGAAAAACCAGCCGAGATTGTTGCTGTTGAGGCAAGTCTTCCTGAAAAAGTTGATTACAATCTGCATGTTAAGCCGATTTTATCAGATCGTTGTTTTGCCTGTCACGGTCCCGACAAAGCGAAACAACAGGCAGGTCTGCGCTTAGATACGCCTGAGGGTGCCTATGAAGCATTAGCGAAAAGTGGTCATACAGCTATTGTGCCGGGTAATTTAGCCAAAAGTGAACTGGTCAATCGCATCATTAGCACCGATCCCGATGTGATGATGCCGACGCCAAAATCGAACCTGACGCTAACCACAGAAGAAAAGGCGATCCTTATTCGCTGGGTTGAGCAGGGGGCGGAGTATAAAGAACACTGGTCGCTCATTGCCCCAACCTTGCCGGAGATTCCGAAAGTGAAGGATGAAAAGTGGGTGAAAAATGACATCGACAGATTTGTTCTGGTTAAACAGGAAGCGAAAGGCTTATCGCACGCCCCTGAAGCCGATAAGACAACCTTACTCCGCCGTGTGAGTCTTGACCTAACGGGGTTGCCACCAACACCTGCCGAAGTCGATGCTTTTCTGGCCGATAAATCCCCAAATGCCTACGAAAAGGTTGTCAATCGCTTGCTAAGAAGCCCTCATTATGGGGAGCGTCAGGCGGTTGAGTGGCTCGACGTGGCTCGCTATGCCGATACAGACGGTTATCAGGACGATGGCTTACGAACCATTTGGCCTTATCGCGATTGGGTCATTCGGGCCTATAACCATAACCTGTCATTTGATCGATTCATAACCTGGCAGTTGGCAGGCGATTTACTGCCCAATCTGAAAGCATCGACCGATTGGAAAGAAAAACTGATTGCAACAGCCTTCAACCGAAATCACCAACAAAGCCAGGAAGGGGGTATTGTCGATGAAGAATATCGGGTAGAGTATGTCGCCGACCGAACCAATACATTTGGGAAAGCGATGCTTGGGTTGACAGTGGAGTGCGCCCGTTGCCACGACCATAAATACGACCCAATCAGCCAGAAAGATTACTATTCGCTGTTTGCCTTTTTCAATAGCAACAACGAGAGAGGCCAGATTCCATACAATGGTGAAGCAGCCCCAACCATCACGCTGACAAAGCCTGAAACAGATGCCAAACTGAAATTTATCCGCGAACAGCTTACTCCCCTTGAACAAAAACTAAATCCGAATCGGCCCGACTATCAGCAACGCTTTGGCCAGTGGTTAGCCAAGACTCATTCAATATCCACCATTGATTCGGGCTTGTTGGCGCATTATACATTCGATGAGGCTGATCGGACTGATATTAGTGCATTTGTTAAAGCGCAGAACGAAAAACGGAAGTTGGAGGACGCGCAGAAAAAGAAAGAAGAGGAAGCGCGGGCGAAACTTAAAAAGCCAGAAGTTAACGTAGCGGAGAAGAAAGAGCCACCAAAGCGAAAAACTAAAGAAGAACTCTGGAAAGACCCTCGTAATGCGTTTGCCAATTCGGTAAATGATACCCTGCCTGCTCGCCTAGGGGGCGATCCCGATAAAGTAGCGTACTCGGTGCCGGGACGATTTGGCAAAGCACGCTATCTGGGCGGTGATAGCTACATTGAGTTGCCCAACAAATTCGGTGCTTTTGAGCAAAACGAGCCGTTTACCATTAGTAGCTGGTTTAACCTAGCGAAACCGGGTATGGCTCTTACACTACTAGGACGTACAACTGGCCCAATGGATGGTCAGCGCGGCTATCAACTTGATTTACTGGCTGATGGACGATTGAAACTGGCGTTTAGTCACGTTTGGCCTGCCAATGCCATCGACATCGAAACGATTGATAAAGTGCCTGTACATCAGTGGTTTCAGGTTGCGTTTGCCTACGATGGAACGGGGCAGGCAAAAGGCATCACTGTATATATAAATGGTCGACCTGTACGTACCAATGTAATTGCCGATAACCTGATTCATAGTATGGTTTACGGCCGAAACCTGACCCATTGGGCCCAGCATAACTTTTATGTGGGTCGGATGCACGATAACTTCTACAAGGATTTTGCCGTAGACGAACTTCGTATCTACAAACGTTGCCTGACCCCGCTCGAAATGCCTGCCTTAGCGGGACAACCAGATGCCTTGGGCATAGCCCTCAAAACGCCTGTTACCAACCGGACGCCCGCTCAGCGAACGGGGTTGTACACATACTATGTGACAAACCACGACCCCGTTTATCGAGCCGATTACGCTAAAGCCATGAAGCTACGGGGTGAGCAGCTTATGCTGTACACCAATTCTGATCAGCTCATGATTATGCAGGAACGGTCGGTGCCACGCGAAACACATTTGTTGAAACGGGGTGCTTACGATGCCCCCGCCGAAGTAGTGACGCCCGCCGTTTTGCATAGCCTAAATCCAATGGATGATGAAACGCCAAAGAATCGGCTTGGTCTGGCGAAATGGCTTTTGTCTGACAAAAATCCATTGTTCAGCCGGGTTATGGTGAACCGGATGTGGCAGCAGTATTTTGGCCAGGGATTAGCTAAAAACAGTGATGATTTTGGCAACCAAGGTGCCTTGCCGAGTCATCCAGAATTGCTGGACTATCTGGCCGTTAAATTCCGTGGTGAAGAAGGCACGCCCGATGCCTGGAATGCGAAGGCAATGCACAAGCTGATTGTCATGTCGGCCACGTACCGGCAGGCATCCGCAGTGCCCGAAAAAGCGCGGGAAACCGACCCCGAAAATATGTTCCTTACGCGTGGGCCTAGTTACCGAATGTCGGCCGAACAAGTTCGTGACAATGCCTTAATGGCAAGTGGTCTCCTGACGCAACGAATTGGCGGGCCGAGTGTTTTGCCTTATCAACCGTCGGGTATCTGGGAAGCACTGGCTACCCGAAATGCAGTTAAATACGAACAGGATCATGGCGATAGTTTGTACCGCCGGTCGATGTATACGATCTGGAAACGGTCGTCGCCTGCCCCAATGATGCTCAATTTCGATGCGGCTGAACGACATACGTGTATTGTGAAGCGCCAGAAAACGAGTACGCCTTTGCAGGCACTCGTTACGCTAAATGACCCACAGTTTGTAGAAGCTGCCCGCGTATTGGCCCAAAGAGAAGGAGGAAAAGGGGCGTGGAAACAGGGTAAGCAAACGATCAACGAGATTTTTAAATCCGTGATCAGTCGGCCAGCCCGACCCGAAGAACTAGCGCTGATGGAGCAGCTTTATGCGGACGAACTGGCCGATTTTAAACAGAATCCGAAACGAGCAACAGAGCTGCTCTCAGTAGGAGAGTACCCGGTTGACCAAAAGCTCAATCCAGTCGAATTAGCTGCCTGGACAGTAGTGACCAGTACAATAATGAATTTTGATGAAGCAATCATAAAACGGTAG
- a CDS encoding DUF1501 domain-containing protein gives MDIQDQLHDQLSRRNFLGQASAGLGTIALASLLNPTNLFGGTGPGVDSPGENPAVGKPHFPPKVKRVIYLFQSGAPSQLELFDYKPKLEAMWGQDLPASVRNGQRLTGMSAGQSRFPLAASKYKFAQYGPSQMWISELLPHTARIANDLTFVRSLHTEAINHDPAVTFFQTGSQQAGRPSLGSWVSYGLGSDNQNLPSFVVLLSKGRDGDQPLYAKLWSNGFLPSVHQGVVFRSGPDPVYYLNNPPGIDKSSRRRMLDYLGKLHQEQFKHVLDPEINSRMAQYEMAYRMQTSVPETLDISKEPDYIFDMYGPDSRKPGTFAANCVLARKLVEKDVKFVQLYHQGWDQHGNLPNDIKIQAKSVDQPSAALIQDLKQRGLLDDTLVIWGGEFGRGAYSQGKLTRDNYGRDHHPRAFSVWMAGAGVKKGMVYGETDDFGYNVVKEPVHVHDFQATILHLLGVDHEKLTFKSQGRRYRLTDVHGNVVKPLLA, from the coding sequence ATGGATATTCAGGATCAACTTCACGACCAGCTTAGCCGCCGGAATTTTCTGGGCCAGGCTAGCGCGGGTTTAGGCACAATTGCCCTGGCTTCGTTATTGAATCCAACGAATCTATTTGGCGGTACTGGCCCCGGCGTGGACTCGCCGGGCGAAAATCCGGCTGTTGGAAAACCACACTTCCCACCGAAAGTAAAGCGAGTCATTTATTTGTTCCAGAGTGGGGCTCCTTCCCAATTAGAGTTATTCGATTACAAACCGAAGCTCGAAGCCATGTGGGGGCAGGATTTGCCTGCATCGGTGCGGAACGGACAACGGCTGACGGGCATGAGTGCAGGCCAGAGCCGGTTTCCACTGGCCGCATCGAAATATAAATTTGCCCAGTATGGACCTAGTCAGATGTGGATTAGTGAATTGCTACCCCATACGGCACGTATCGCCAATGACCTGACTTTTGTCCGTTCGTTACATACCGAAGCCATTAACCACGACCCCGCCGTAACGTTCTTTCAAACAGGAAGTCAGCAAGCTGGTCGACCTTCGTTGGGCTCCTGGGTTAGTTATGGATTAGGCTCGGATAATCAGAATTTGCCTTCGTTCGTAGTGCTTCTTTCCAAAGGTCGTGATGGTGATCAGCCGTTGTATGCTAAGCTCTGGAGTAATGGCTTTCTGCCGTCTGTGCATCAAGGAGTAGTGTTTCGTTCGGGACCCGACCCGGTTTATTACCTCAATAACCCGCCGGGTATTGATAAATCCAGTCGTCGGCGGATGCTCGATTATCTGGGAAAACTGCATCAAGAGCAATTTAAGCACGTATTGGACCCCGAAATCAATAGTCGGATGGCACAGTACGAAATGGCCTATCGAATGCAAACATCCGTTCCGGAAACCCTCGATATTTCGAAGGAGCCCGATTACATTTTCGATATGTATGGCCCCGACAGTCGGAAGCCGGGGACGTTTGCGGCTAACTGTGTGCTGGCCAGAAAGCTCGTTGAAAAGGATGTGAAATTCGTGCAATTGTACCATCAGGGGTGGGATCAGCACGGAAACCTACCTAACGATATTAAGATCCAGGCGAAGAGCGTTGACCAACCTTCCGCTGCGCTTATTCAGGACCTGAAGCAGCGCGGTTTGCTCGATGACACGCTCGTGATTTGGGGCGGAGAATTTGGCCGCGGAGCGTATTCACAAGGAAAGCTGACTCGCGATAACTACGGTCGAGACCACCATCCACGTGCGTTTTCGGTTTGGATGGCTGGGGCTGGCGTCAAGAAAGGCATGGTTTATGGCGAAACGGACGACTTTGGTTATAACGTGGTCAAGGAGCCTGTTCACGTGCATGACTTCCAGGCAACTATCCTGCATCTGCTCGGTGTTGATCACGAAAAACTGACGTTTAAAAGCCAGGGACGGCGTTATCGCCTAACCGATGTACATGGCAACGTAGTAAAACCGTTGTTGGCTTAA
- a CDS encoding T9SS type A sorting domain-containing protein produces MASFAQVATYTFTSSDPGNQTSKAVTSKDANITASDITRGAGISPVTTISSINSSDWNSSTQNATDYYEFTLTPNTGYQLNLTGLNLTERRSNTGPTTYLIAYSIAGGSETTVSTGPLSGTVDAALNISLSIQTAQSIRFRIYAWGATSNSGTFRLNNSLTVTGAAPLPVKLIGFSGQSIDNSAVLNWSTGWEVRNAGFDILRSSTISNFEKVGFVKGSVSTQEVSVYSFTDPNVQNGQVYYYRLKQNNEDGSSELSNIIAVRIRSDMSLSTAIPVVYPNPNQGSFSLSTQGLDITKVSLYNAGGVEIPITVNTTKDSSTLTIEVTAPIASGLYILRFQTADGAHQPAVKVLIK; encoded by the coding sequence TTGGCAAGTTTCGCCCAAGTTGCCACCTACACCTTCACAAGTTCAGATCCTGGGAATCAGACTTCCAAAGCCGTCACCTCTAAAGATGCGAACATTACAGCTTCAGATATTACGCGTGGAGCAGGAATAAGCCCTGTCACAACCATAAGCAGTATTAATTCTTCCGACTGGAATAGTTCGACACAAAACGCAACGGATTACTATGAATTTACGCTAACCCCTAATACGGGTTATCAACTGAATTTGACGGGTTTAAATCTGACTGAGCGCAGATCAAACACTGGTCCAACGACTTACCTAATCGCTTACAGCATTGCAGGAGGCAGTGAAACCACGGTATCTACAGGGCCATTGTCCGGTACTGTAGATGCTGCCCTTAACATCAGTTTGAGCATACAAACGGCACAGTCGATTCGATTCCGAATCTATGCCTGGGGAGCGACTAGCAACTCAGGAACCTTCAGACTCAATAATTCATTAACCGTTACTGGAGCAGCCCCACTTCCAGTCAAACTTATTGGATTCTCTGGTCAATCCATTGATAATTCTGCTGTCTTAAACTGGTCGACAGGTTGGGAGGTGAGAAACGCAGGGTTTGATATTCTACGAAGCAGCACAATCAGCAACTTCGAAAAAGTGGGTTTTGTGAAAGGAAGTGTGAGTACGCAGGAGGTGTCTGTCTATTCATTTACTGATCCAAATGTTCAAAATGGACAAGTGTATTATTATCGACTCAAGCAAAATAATGAAGACGGCAGCTCAGAACTATCGAACATTATTGCTGTACGTATTCGATCTGATATGAGTCTGTCAACTGCAATTCCAGTTGTTTACCCCAACCCAAATCAAGGTAGTTTTTCCCTTTCAACACAGGGGCTTGATATCACTAAAGTTAGCCTTTATAACGCTGGCGGGGTTGAAATTCCGATCACAGTCAATACCACAAAAGACTCTAGCACGCTAACTATTGAGGTTACTGCACCAATAGCGAGTGGTCTTTATATTCTGCGGTTCCAGACAGCCGATGGCGCGCATCAACCAGCTGTCAAAGTCCTGATTAAGTGA